A part of Strix aluco isolate bStrAlu1 chromosome 21, bStrAlu1.hap1, whole genome shotgun sequence genomic DNA contains:
- the CD300LF gene encoding CMRF35-like molecule 1 → MSGVRSWKMRIFLVWTLFSGGWAVTGPTHVMAKQGSSLAVSCSYKPGYELYSKYWCRPSFLWFCFTYIAHTNGSEVTVTQDGVSIRDNHMARSFTVTLSGVTPRDAGWYSCGLSKTLWFNLWHNIEVMVSAAISTTSEGSNMSPLVTNFLGPTDSEEPPVLSPLSVTHLLLFLSAKASVALALVCGAAWVRSRCRSRDRENLQLFEMTGSTRAPGCPPAPTTSEPQERPPAPLPPTLPALCSPSQLPCTRSCSALGASPPVKPWPLLAAPALERGSLGVQRASVC, encoded by the exons ATGTCGGGAGTGAGAAGCTGGAAAATGAGGATTTTCCTGGTTTGGACCCTTTTCTCAG GTGGCTGGGCAGTGACGGGCCCCACGCACGTGATGGCCAAGCAGGGCAGCTCGCTGGCAGTGTCCTGCAGCTACAAGCCAGGCTACGAGCTCTACTCCAAGTACTGGTGCCGCCCAAGTTTCCTCTGGTTTTGCTTCACCTACATCGCCCACACCAACGGCTCGGAGGTGACAGTGACACAGGATGGCGTGTCCATCAGGGACAACCACATGGCACGCTCGTTCACGGTGACGCTGAGCGGCGTCACGCCGAGAGATGCAGGCTGGTACTCCTGCGGGTTGAGTAAGACACTGTGGTTCAACCTGTGGCACAACATCGAGGTGATGGTCTCCGCAG CTATTTCAACCACATCCGAGGGCAGCAACATGAGCCCATTGGTCACCAACTTCCTGGGCCCCACGGACTCTGAGGAGCCTCCAGTGCT GTCCCCGCTCAGCGTCACccacctcctgctcttcctcagcGCGAAGGCATCCGTGGCGCTGGCCCTGGTGTGTGGGGCTGCCTGGGTGAGGAGCCGGTGCAGGAGCCGTGACCGGGAAAACCTGCAGCTCTTTGAGATGACCGGCAGCACCAGGGCACCGGGCTGCCCACCTGCCCCAACCACCTCAGAGCCACAGGAGCGTCCTCCTGCCCCCTtgccccccaccctgccagcGCTGTGCTCCCCATCACAGCTGCCCTGCACCAGGAGCTGCTCGGCTCTGGGTGCTTCTCCCCCTGTGAAGCCTTGGCCCCTCCTGGCAGCCCCTGCGCTGGAGAGGGGCAGTTTGGGGGTGCAGAGAGCCAGCGTCTGCTGA